One window from the genome of Chlamydiales bacterium encodes:
- the infC gene encoding translation initiation factor IF-3 produces MRINREIRAPKVRVIGPDGGQVGIISVREALALAEESGLDLVEVVPTAEPPVCKIINFGKFRYDQTKREKENKKAQHQIKVKEIKLKPNIDNHDFETKKKHLRDFIAKGNKVKVTCTFRGREMVHTEIGESIVRKMLVDVEDIATPEAPLKMMGRTLTTVLAPGGKKKIETT; encoded by the coding sequence TTGAGAATTAATAGAGAAATTCGAGCGCCGAAAGTTAGGGTAATAGGCCCAGATGGTGGCCAGGTTGGTATTATATCGGTTAGAGAAGCGCTTGCTCTTGCAGAAGAGTCAGGCCTTGATCTTGTTGAAGTTGTTCCAACAGCAGAGCCTCCCGTTTGTAAGATCATCAACTTTGGTAAGTTTCGTTATGATCAAACTAAACGAGAGAAGGAAAATAAAAAGGCACAGCATCAGATTAAAGTAAAAGAGATCAAGCTAAAGCCCAATATTGATAATCATGATTTTGAAACGAAGAAAAAGCATTTAAGGGATTTTATCGCGAAGGGGAATAAAGTAAAAGTTACTTGTACTTTTAGAGGTCGCGAGATGGTTCATACAGAAATTGGTGAGTCTATTGTTCGTAAGATGCTTGTAGATGTTGAAGATATTGCAACACCAGAAGCTCCTTTGAAAATGATGGGGCGCACTCTTACGACTGTGCTTGCTCCCGGGGGGAAAAAGAAGATAGAAACAACATAA
- the rpmI gene encoding 50S ribosomal protein L35 has translation MPKMKTRKAVVSRFKVTGTGKLKRGHPERRHNLTKKSSKRKRHLATPALVDEGQLKMYKRLMGV, from the coding sequence GTGCCGAAAATGAAGACGCGCAAAGCAGTTGTGTCAAGATTTAAAGTGACTGGAACTGGAAAGTTAAAAAGAGGACATCCAGAAAGACGTCATAATTTAACAAAAAAATCATCGAAGAGAAAGCGCCATTTGGCGACACCTGCTCTTGTAGATGAGGGTCAATTAAAGATGTATAAACGCCTTATGGGTGTTTAA
- the rplT gene encoding 50S ribosomal protein L20, translating into MVRVTNALAAHRRRKRLFKLAKGFWGDRKNHLRQTGDAVMKALSYNYIHRKKKKSDFRSLWIMRINVAAKMNGISYSKFINGLQKAGCMLNRKMLADMAIRDPNGFAAVATQAKGALAS; encoded by the coding sequence ATGGTTAGAGTTACAAATGCTCTGGCTGCACATAGACGTCGTAAAAGATTGTTCAAGTTAGCAAAAGGTTTTTGGGGAGATCGTAAAAACCACTTGAGACAAACTGGCGATGCTGTGATGAAAGCCTTGTCATATAATTATATTCATAGAAAGAAAAAAAAGAGTGATTTTAGAAGTTTGTGGATTATGCGCATTAATGTTGCTGCCAAGATGAATGGAATTTCTTATAGCAAGTTTATTAATGGCTTACAAAAAGCAGGATGTATGCTTAATCGCAAAATGCTTGCAGATATGGCCATAAGAGATCCGAATGGTTTTGCAGCCGTTGCAACACAAGCAAAGGGCGCACTTGCGTCTTAA